atttctttatttctttctttttgatgtggtttactattttttcaaaaacatattGTTCTAGACTTCATGGGTATCCTATTTTCATTAGCTGATGTATCAACTAAAACTAAATCATTTTTCCATTCTATTTATttacttgattttattttaacttaattttttcactattaaACTTGATTCCGACAAAAATGTATGTAAAATATCATTACTCTGATATTAAAACAAATACCGgtagttttgaaaattttcatcggcttttaaatgtttttaactGCGATAAAAAATCGTTGCTAACTAATTAGgagagattaaaaacatatcctattaaattaaaagttattatacaaaactatgatttttttgttaaattttatcataaagtagtaaaataaaactgttataattttcaaaatgcaAGTAAAAGTTATTAACATATAAGCTTCTATCATaatattcttatataatatGCATAGAAAATGAagatatagtaaataaaattattcacattaaattaattcttaaatgtatcaatattttaaacgaatctaagattatattaataagaaatataacATTGTTATTAATAAGAAATCAAGTGTTAagttttgattattaaaaataatagataaggGTTGAAAATATCAAGAGACACAAATATTCATATTCATTaacacataaaaagaaaaaaacttttagTAGAGTAAATTTTTGTGGTAATTATAGTGAAGAATGATTTATTGATTGTTGAGATTTCATTGTACATGTCTAGAAATGGTGCATGAGAAGGTTAAATGGTAAAATTTATGTTAGAGGTGGAAGGTTGTGTAGTAGAATTTTCCTTCGAAATTGTTGTATATCAAACAGTGTACCTGAATCTTGATGTTGACATGAGTGTTTATCTCTTTGTCACTTTCTTTGATGTTATAACATGTGACTTGTTGGATGGCATGTTATTCGATTTTAACCTAAGATCAAAGCTGCGGATTTCtagaaaaatacatttattttgtcttataGCTCCACTTAGATGGAATCTATAAGTTTCTAACTTTGTCTCTCAATACCAAACTTTTCATCTATCTTCTCTCTTTATTGCCCCAACTCAATCTCTTTCATCtaataccaatttttttaatatgtttataattaatatcaaatatatgaattcgttagaaaattaattataacaattttcagaAAACCTAGTGGATAAATAACCCTAACCAGTTCAAAAAGGGAATCATAGAATCAACTTTGCACGTTAAATGGGCTCGTTCATCACCAAGcccacatttattttatttgatttttgttattatattgggcccaaaacaaaatattagCGTGATGTATGATGTATTAGACATGATAGTTGCAAATCAAATCATCTTTCAAACGTTGTAGCTTTTCCTCCATGATTAGGATACCACCGAAGTAGACAATATGCATTTTGTTTcatgtttaattaagttttaattttataataatttcaatatttttaattgaactttattttattaagtatttgattttttttttcaattgagtcaCTTTTGTTTAAGTTTCTCattaattatattcttttacTATCTTACTTGCATGTATTTCTGTATAATGTGATATTTTGTTACTAACACATTATGATTGATGTAAAATGACAATTATGATGATCGAAAACATGTTAGatacatgattaaaaaaaattatctttattgtTTGTAAATAatgacataaaaatataaaaaaaatatggtgGTTTCGTTACCCAATACattgtaaaataaaacattaaaaattatccATGATTTTAGAATGATTGCAATACAACTTTTATATCAACAATAAAATCTCGCATTTTTTATTACATGAAGACAAATATACAATATGATGagatgtaataataattatattatttaaatataaaaaatattaaactacgTAAACttaattaagaattttaaattttttatgtactcaattaaagggaaaaaaaattagtaaatactCAATTAACTATATATAAGTTTAACTTGACTAAACCTTTGTTTAAAAGAAGATGCATTCCATTTAATttctaacattaattatttttttagctaACACTAAATACTTGTTTAAccctaaatatatttattgagatattaatattatttatgacacaattttaagaattgaatacttttttttttggtaaattgGGTGGTAATAGTAGGGGAAAgtatgtttttgttgtttgtattttaattttgtaatttgtctTTAATATATGTAGTATATTATCTTAATGTATTCACTaacaataattatgattttatgagtatgtagtaaaattaaaaataaaattggggaAAGAAATGCATGGCATGGTGTGATTGGCAAAGTTATTATGTGTACAATTATTGAATGATTAGCACAGAGTGGGGAATGCGTATGGTATGGCATTCCATATACCTAcgaacaaaaaaacaaattactGACACACTGACGTTAGATGTGATTAGCACATGTTTCTCTGCACTTTTTTTCATCACTgtcttattatcttttttacaaataaaattatatatattgttattactttttatcttatgtaattttctttattatatttgaaaaataagataattagatatattatttattctatatattgtattaaagttgtgtagtttaattatatataatacaaatagttactttttataatttacattatagtttcttttattgtttcttttctCAGCTCTTAAGTACTGTatactaaaaattagttaagaagatatgttatttttattaattttaaaaacttttattccATTTgttaattcttcattttttttgtaccaTGTGTATTATTCAACATCAACTTAAAAACAACTAAGGGGAAAGTGTCTATTACATGTCAGATGTAAAAGAAAGGGAAATTCctaacaaaaatacaaaaattaaattttatcacaaataaaaaatattatcctGGACCTAATTCAAACCAATATTGACATCATTGTATTGTAGAGTTTCTTTTGTATCTCACCatcatttctctttctttcatatGGGCTTTTCAAAgtataaacaataaatttaaaaagtacattccaaaataaactagaagcaataaaatatattaagtatcatctgatgtttaaatttttttttatttttattttttaataaatttttatgcaTAGTAAATgatcaatatttattaatatatatatatatttaaaacaaattaaatcatacaaaaatgttaaatatgttgcttgacttttaataaaaattagaattagtaaTCAAAACTTTAATCCAATTTAGTCTCCTAACTTTagaaatgtttaaatttaattttttaatcaaattttattaaatttatttgacgttttaaatgcgttttatcatagtatttgagttgtttataccgtttgacacatcTCCATTCTAATGTTAGGTgagaaacacatttgaaacatcaaataaacttaaaagaatTTAGTTAAAACGACTAAAtcaattcatttataaaaatgaaagactaaattaatctaaagtttcaaagattgactaattctaattttaaataaaaattaaaggacaaaaacacatttagtaaaaaaaatgatattttaaattatttaatatcaaaagGGTACATATTctaaaactttatattatttaacatttgAAATTAAGATTTTTCATAAGACAAAAagtgtaaataataaataaaaatattaaaaaggatagaaataaattaaatgtacaTCCTAATAATTATTCGatttaataaaatgtaagtATGTCTTCCCTTAAAAGCAtcacatcatttaaataaaatcagaGTATGTGTAATCAATAGCaatgttgaaaaaaataagtgaaagagaatgaaaaattgcattatttttttttccaaataaaatgaaagttatgTCAAAAtctaacaattaaataaatttgttacatTACTTTGAATGTTTTAGTATAAAAACAAGTATGCATTcaccttttattttaaataaaaaaagacagTTAATGTCATCATCATTAATATTCAACTTTTATATCCATGTAAGACAATCATATTATGTTATCGttgatacaattttttttcttgcaatttAAATGTAgattacttaaaataataaatatataatttattaaaatattttttattaaataattattatttgattaataaatCATCAATTAATTTAGATTCTTTCAAAAAGAAGTTACAAGtcttttttagaatttttaacaACGGTTCCAACTGTCATTCAATAATTCGCTATAAGTCTCACTTAAACTTAAAATTCCTCCAACCTCTAACTGTTATTAAAACTCCGTAATTTTACTTTTCCACCGCCTCAtgtttataattacaaaattgtcggtgtttttttttatatgatagtAACTTCGTAGATATTGAATTTTCGAGATCTCGAATTTAGAAAATTGACACACGATTTTGGAAAACcttaaaagaaaagataaaaaaaaaatggagttaTAAATGAATACCTAGATAATTAATTgatgggatatatatatatatatatatatatatataaaagacatTTAATACCATTTTAACCTTAAAAtcgtaaaataataatattatgggTCGggtctttaattttatattatttaagtttGTCTATTATATCCTGTAAGTCTTTTGACTTACTTAGATTATTTCTAAGATTAATTCCTTCCGGTAAATTGAAAAGTCAACACATTGATTAACCAGGCAAATTAGggcttaaattttgaaaataaagtgcATAGAAGGCAATTACCAGTCCTTGTTAACAAGTAAACCgaggaaaagaaaatacatagaTAACCTACAAAACATAGATATTTGTCTGATAACAATTAAACTTGGGATGATTAAAAAGTCCTGGAGTAGCTATCCTAGCTACTTAATTTGTAATAGACACTTTTGGGGGAGAAGAATGAAGGTATTCTTCCGAATGCATGCATGATTAGATAGCTACCAGAAATCTGGAtcctaaaatttaaaacttgaaaGCAACTTTTTGTTCATTCCCtacatagaaattaaaaaactacaCTTTCCAAAATGATGATCAACATTTTGGGAGATCCGAAGGTGGAGGGAGCAACTTCTGATGAGAGAGTTTGCCGTTGTTCACAATCCAAGCCATCCTCAACCCCCAACTCAGGTGCAAATCAATGTGGCAGTGCATCAGCCAAACtcctataattaattaattcacaGTTAGATATCATCACAATTTCAACTTGTatcataataatatcattaaatagCAATGTTAATTTCCTCTTGCATTTGAAGTGAATTCATCACCTGGGTTGTCAGCGACAAAGCGAATCGCAACCCAACCACCAGAAGGCACACCAATGGTGTTCCTCTCCACAGGGTCCACCAGATTAAACTTCCCAGGATCTGTCACAGGATCAAAGTTCCCAAAACCTTGACCCACCACCATCATGTTGAACCCATGAAGATGTAACGGATGACTCTCTGCTCCCAAGATGCTAGTGTCCTGCAGCACCACCTGCACTCTCGTGTTGTAAGGTATCACCACCACCTTCGTTCCAATCTTCACCATCGTGTTATTCGGTGGTGTCCCCGTGTAGTTAAAGGCTCTCGGGGGAACTACTGGGAAATCCGTGGTGTAATCACCACCGTTATCCTTCCCTGAGAAATAATGCTGTTGAAGAATTGCCACCGAAGGGAGATCGAAAGATATGTTGTTCATGGAAGCAGCGAATTTTGTTCTCTTGTTAGGCCCTTCACATGTTTGGTTTCTGGGACAGGGAATGCTCCCGAGACCTATCGTGAAGAAGAAACTCCTGTCAACTTTCTGAGGGACGTTCGCAGGGTACTTTGCGCTGTTCAAACTGCGAAATTTACGACTGAAATTCGCAACGAACGATGTATCGTTAATAGCAGGAAGGGTTGGTTTCAGTAGGGTACGGTTTTTCATGTCTGAATATTCCGAAGGAGGGGTGTCGTTGTCGTTGTCGTTGTCGTATTCTAGAATGCCGGCTAACGTGGAACTGAGAAAGGTACCCTTAGCAGTGAAAAATGGTCTGGCTAGCATGAAGAAAGTAGCATTTATGTACTCAGGTTTTGTGTTCAAGACGACGTTGGTGGTTTGTCCTGGACTAATGACGATGATGTCGGAGTTGAAGGGTTTAACATATGCAGCATCAGCTTCAACAACCGTCATGGTGTGGTTTGCTATGCTGAAAAAGAGTTCATTATTCACTGCAGCGTTGATCAAACGTAGAAGATACGTCTTCCCCGGCTTCACCCTTAGGTTGAACGTATCTATCCACCATgcataaacataattaatctCACACGAAACCctattgattaattaattaattactcaGAAAATTAGGTTTGAATACCGTTAGTGGAGCAATTGTAGAGGGGTCCAGGAAGCCCGTTAATGGTGTAGGCATCAGAGACATTTGGACCACCCCCTGTGTGAAGAGCTTGTGCAATCACTGCTTCAGGATCCACATTCCACCACTCTCCTGCACTCAATCATTTCGAGAACATTATATATTTGAAGTATTGGAATGGAATGGAATGGAATGGAatgtttgattattattattatagatgcATGCATGTGTGGATGTACCAAATAGGATGGGAATTTCCTTGTAGGGTTTGGCAAATGGGTAAGATTGGTTGGTTCTTGGGAGAATGATGAGGGGTCCATAGAGAGTAGCCCTTAACCACGAATGGTGTGCGTGCCAGAAGAGAGTTCCTCTTTGCCCAACCAAGCTGAAGTTGTACACATAACTCTCACCACTTTGTACCGGACATTGAGTTATGTAAGATGGTCCATCCGACCATCCACTACGTAGCTGTCTCACTCCGTGCCTGTCAATTTTTTGTCattacacacacacaaaaactcaaaatattcATCGCATGCATGCATGCACAACATGGGGATTGGTTCACAGAATAATCAAATGACATACATACCAATGAATGGTGATGTTGTTTGGAACATGGTTCACCACCTTAACCACTAATCTGTCTCCTTCTCTGGCAACAACACGAGGTCCCGGGAACTTCCCATTTACGGTGAGCATGTTCTTAGTGTGGCAGAGCCTGGTAATGTTTTTCAGCCTTATCTGCATGCACAAGtaattaataatagaaaacaTTCAGCAGATATCAGAAACACAACGAGAGAGTAGTGTGGTGTAACGTTAATGCGTGTTACGTCGAACTGGTAGTGCCTTGTAACGCCTCCATTGTTTGAAGTAGCTGAGACCACAGCATTATTTGGAACGGTCCAAAAGATGGTTAAGACAAAGAGTGTTGCGACAGATGAAGGAATGACTCTTATCATTTTGTTCTGCAGCAATTTGTTTGTGGTCAGAATCCAAGTTCGTGAATGTTCACAAGACATGgctaattataaaactatatagTTTCAAATATATTCCAACAACAGTAGAGAAAAATGTTGAGTTATTAGTTCTACTCATCAATTCATCTGTGCGAAAAAAGAAAGGAATAACTCTGCACCTACTCGTTCAACTTTTCATTTGTTGTTTGGAGTGTCAATAATTGGTTTAAAACAAACAGAATCTCATGCTTTAACTTCCTCAATACTAATTCTATAACTTTTAGCATTCCACTTTGAAGCCAAACAGTACTTTATTGAATGAGAAGGACATTTTGAccaatcttttttttctttaattacaGGCCAAGAAAGCACAAGAAATTCGACCTAGCCATGGATATAGACTAGGCTAGTTATCTCTAACACCATTTctaccatatatatataaatatgtattatgtatatgaatatatatatatatatatatatatatatatatatatatatatatatatatatgattggaTTTGAAGTTCTCTCAATTTACCATTTGTCAAATATTATTTCTGttcacaataataattttttaaatgtgattcattattataaaacatGCAACCAAATGTTGTACCATATAGTTTTCAATTATGTTGTAGCATGATACGAAAATTGTCTCTTGACTGGGACAAGTCAACGAAATTAATGCCTGCATTTATACTTTCTTTCAAGCCAAATATGGAATTTTTCGTATCATTTGttagttttaatttcaaatgATGGTTTAATTCATCGCATTGTTGTGCATGCATGAGATTAAAAAATGGTatatgttttaatctttttagtTATGTAAAATCGCAAATTTTATCAATCttacaaaaatttgaaattaaaaataatctatgTTCAGAGTGATGTTATACATTATCATTCATActctcattttaattttagattgcATGGACAACGATTTTGTCtgactaaataaaaaaagtaaagctATGGATACAGAACAATACATTTACACTTATTTTCACAACAATTTACTTTTGAATGAGGTGTGAAATGTTAAaacgctttttttttttc
This region of Vigna unguiculata cultivar IT97K-499-35 chromosome 5, ASM411807v1, whole genome shotgun sequence genomic DNA includes:
- the LOC114186029 gene encoding laccase-2-like; its protein translation is MIRVIPSSVATLFVLTIFWTVPNNAVVSATSNNGGVTRHYQFDIRLKNITRLCHTKNMLTVNGKFPGPRVVAREGDRLVVKVVNHVPNNITIHWHGVRQLRSGWSDGPSYITQCPVQSGESYVYNFSLVGQRGTLFWHAHHSWLRATLYGPLIILPRTNQSYPFAKPYKEIPILFGEWWNVDPEAVIAQALHTGGGPNVSDAYTINGLPGPLYNCSTNDTFNLRVKPGKTYLLRLINAAVNNELFFSIANHTMTVVEADAAYVKPFNSDIIVISPGQTTNVVLNTKPEYINATFFMLARPFFTAKGTFLSSTLAGILEYDNDNDNDTPPSEYSDMKNRTLLKPTLPAINDTSFVANFSRKFRSLNSAKYPANVPQKVDRSFFFTIGLGSIPCPRNQTCEGPNKRTKFAASMNNISFDLPSVAILQQHYFSGKDNGGDYTTDFPVVPPRAFNYTGTPPNNTMVKIGTKVVVIPYNTRVQVVLQDTSILGAESHPLHLHGFNMMVVGQGFGNFDPVTDPGKFNLVDPVERNTIGVPSGGWVAIRFVADNPGVWLMHCHIDLHLSWGLRMAWIVNNGKLSHQKLLPPPSDLPKC